The window GGTCGGACAGGATCAAGGCGATGAAGCCATGATCTCGATTGTTGTTCCAGGAGATGACAACTAAACCTCCCGATTCTTTGATCCCACTACCTCATGGCGTGTAGCACCCGGCTTTGATCTCGCAGTGGATGTTCGTCTTCTCTAAAGGTACACGTGTTTCTAGTGTTTTCTGCCCCTACCCTGTGCATCCTTTTCTTTTCGTCATCGTAAATCCGGTTACTATGACATGAGTCCTCTGAAACAACTCAGATTGGGAGCCTCACGGTTGCCATTTTCGAATCAATCTTTCTGAATAGTCCACGCTGAAGGAAACCCAGGAAAGAAACAAAAACATTCGTGATCGCCTCTTCCATCTGTTTCTGAACGGCTCCTGCTTTTCTTATCTCTTCTCTCAGCTTCTCCTGATACCCATGAATACGCCGGATATTGGTCGTTGCCGCAGAAGCAATGACCATCATGCTCACACGGGGCTTTCCCCGTACAGGAAGTTTCCCGTTCCTGAAGGGATGTTTCACCGAGCGCATCGTTGACTCGGCCGCAGCACGCAGGTTCTTCCCACTGGCACGCATATCAGCACTTCGTTTGCGCCGTAAGGCAAGGTCTGTCTCTTGCTGCGAGAAACGCAGAACATGTCTGGGCTTGCGCTTGAGAGGTTCTGTTGGACATTGATCCACAAATGGGCAATCATTGCAAACTACGCTATCAAAGTAGGCCAGATAACGATCTTCATTTCTCCCTGGCTGCACTGCAACCCTCTGCCCGTGGGGACAAGTGACTTCCTGGGGTCGACCTTCGTCGTCGATCTCCCAATCGAAATCCTCTAATCCCAGCTTCTCTTCCGCAGGCTTGCGTCCCCGGATAGCGGTCTGGATCTGC of the bacterium genome contains:
- a CDS encoding transposase; protein product: IASNIRETSRLQLLVEVLQRVHRMLSQGDQIRYKEDFEPYLKGSSGQYVYRIKGEEVTDHLQPIGVLMHRLVEELRADYGQELTYQMLVRVFEEHFILDEDKLRSKQGDELSAGSLQSPDDWEATYRRKGGEGYRGYVANLTETCDPENKFQLINKVQVEPNNTEDADMLKEALPDLKERTDVKQICTDGGYGSPDVDEAMREAKVEQIQTAIRGRKPAEEKLGLEDFDWEIDDEGRPQEVTCPHGQRVAVQPGRNEDRYLAYFDSVVCNDCPFVDQCPTEPLKRKPRHVLRFSQQETDLALRRKRSADMRASGKNLRAAAESTMRSVKHPFRNGKLPVRGKPRVSMMVIASAATTNIRRIHGYQEKLREEIRKAGAVQKQMEEAITNVFVSFLGFLQRGLFRKIDSKMATVRLPI